The following is a genomic window from Calliphora vicina chromosome 5, idCalVici1.1, whole genome shotgun sequence.
tataaacaaaTCGATTAGTAGTTTAATATATAACAGGTTACATCAGTGTTTCCCAACTATTTTTAAACCATGTCCAAAGTTGGTCGGTCACCtcgagtatttttttaattttgttgcacAAGCATTACAGTTTTCAAGTGCCAAAAATTGTGATGTGAATTCCTTattatttatagcaaatttctTGGAATAAATGACCATTAgcgtgtcccttagaattaaatgtttgaaatgtttatttagtaGCTTTTATTAGCCATTAATGGCCCCTAAGGCTTGGTtatataaattgaagaaaaaataaataaaatatttattatacaaaaaaaaaaaaaaaaatgttgaaacggtacccgctgaatacTTTcgcaatgacctaaaatactaccaacattttttttagcttcTTCTAAGAAGGTTGCCCTTCTCGTCGCTCAAAGTTTTGAGGTCCATTTTCAGgtggaaaatatgcaattttttcagtttttgtaaaaattttgccattaaaaaactttgcttcagacacaaaagagatattccgtacggtataccgagatataaccgtgttaaaatatagaaaaagtgataaaaatccaccttgagttaaaaaaattcgtatggccattaaattattaatgcAGCCAATTTAACAAATGGGACTCAATcctgagtcccaaaatcatgtatTGTACTGTGTAATACATCATCATAAAACATGAAACTTCAGAAAAATTGATTCGTCCATGATTGACTACAATAATTTTCCAACATTGCTTACAGTTAAAAGGCAAcggtaagacccctttcacactagacaatttagttgcgcaagtctcttgtgtttgtagatgtcgggttaaggagaagaaaattttgcatgttgttttgttgggcaagagacttgcgcaactaaattgcctagtgtgaaaggggtctaacattaatttggattattttggTACGGTATTTTGGCGGTTGTTGTATCAGCTAAAACTATTGAAGGATGATTCCTCCGATGACATCCCAGGAGGAACTATTTCGAGAACACGAAGTTGTGTACCTTTACTGGAAGAACCTTCTTTTCCTAGTGTAGATTATGTTTTCTTCCCAAacacgttaaaaaatttaaaagcggACAAAAATTTACTGAGTTACCGGTCGATAAGTTGACTAACATcacttagaataacttctgaatttgagggtgtttctgaaagttttagacacaatttgtaatgttttcagcaagacctataacccacgctaggtcgttttcaaAGTCCTTtctccatcgtagcaccgtgtaattagtCTCAGGCCTGAGTTCTGTGATTGTAGAACTCTTAAAAGCATCgagataaaattgtaaatttattaatgaatttacGAGACATTTAATACTTGCATTAACTATTAGTGCTAAGTTTCGTTTGGATAACTCATAATTCATATTAAAAAGAGATTTattattatgttatttttatagtattaCTTGGTCTCAATAAAGATGGTGATTccgaatgtgaacaattttgtttgggtgtcattaacaatttttaaagcgCATTACAGCATCTCCACCTGTATTAATGTAGGATACTGCATTCAATTTCCTTTTcaattttgatccattgtcataaattttataaattgaacaaagcattaatttaaagttaaatacaTGCCATACTAACATGattgcatttaaattttattgtagcAAATTGTATTATTGTGATAAAAATTTGTGCGCTTTAATACATACTGAGTATAtcgctaccttaatatagaaaggccctaactaacATTTTCCTTACATTAGAGGAGAAGTTGTTTCcaacttaataaaacttaaagttctgtagttgcaattttttttaattattaatggtgtattacgggattatctatcgaagtatggaaaaatcaaaattttgggaaaaacgaGTTAGGTcgtttctatattaaagtaacgatatatacaaatatttcgtATAAATTTAACTGTATGTTTAATGAGGTGGAGCTTTGTATATTAAAATGCCTCAATAATGCAGTGAAGGAAAATCTTCAAGCCTATCTCCTGCTCGCATATGTATAAGTATTTTAAAAGCACGTCCTGGAAACAATTATAATGATTTGATAATGCTAACACGAGCCCCATGTAGTTGGATTTTAGATATGCGCTTTTCaagtttaacattttaaatatttgttttatcacaattagaattaaaaattattcataataatTATACACTgcattatatttctaaaagatATAGCAACCGAAAATATTCAAGTTGATATGTTATGAAAAGTGACTTCAAAAACATCGCTAGGCGGATTGAATATACGAACACTTCAGTTAACCTGTACATTGCAGTTATCACTAGGACAacataataattgaaaataaagttaaaaaattaatacattcaGTACGATAAGATTCCATTTTATATATCGTcccctaaaatgcaaaagggcctatcaacacttttttaaattttaaacctaatgaaatttaaagtgttgttacaaatatgattttctttcttcaataaagtcgttattattaaaaatagaaagctaaaaatttgtgaagCCTTGATGTGCTGTACCAATATCCAATGTTACGCATTTTTGCATTTCATTTGACGATATGTAAGTATGTAATGGTCAAAAATAATTGAACAATACTCCAATATTTTACGAACTAGTAACATATACAAGGATTTAAGAATGTAGGTAACTTTGAACACCCTAGAATTTCTATACATAAACCCCATCATGCCATAACCATAGATGATTCAcgaatgataataaaaaaaatattttttttgttcatttaataaaacatacatacagtgaccgacaaaagtctacatacgaccattattttcgtaactcgcggacttctaaaccataataagtaaaagtaatgatgcagttttatttcaaatgcatttttagtaatataaaaaaataaaaaaataagcaactaaattttccagttctgcggacgttatattttgccattcttctggaaggttctcctttaacattggtgcacaagtaataagatgttttcggatcttccgttgtagaatttcccacacgtgctcaataacatttaattAAGTCCGGGCTTTGAGGTGGTGTGTATAATTGTCATGGGGCATGGTAGAGTAGAGAATCTTTGACAATTTGAGACCAATGTTTCGGATCGCTTTCTTGCTGAAAAATCCAAATttaaccaagagttaaaatatcaacggatgctctcaaattttgttccaaaatggatttgtactgaTAACGATTCATATTATCCTCAATAAACACTAACTTTCCAACTTCAGAAACCATCACACTGCCaacaccatgcttaactgtagcgagtaagtttttcggatccattgctgtatttgttttgcgccatacttaatctctcccatcacttccaaatatgttatacttcaaCTCATCAGTGAACAAAACTCGCTTCCAGAATTCCATGTCCTTTTCAAAGTGCTTTTGGGCGAATTCCAAACGAAGTTTGCGATCCGTTTGCTAATTTTCGAGGAGTTCTGCTTTaattatttaaggttctttgaattgttcgtgGATGAACAATAACTTCTGATCTTGTTGCGAGTTCTTTGGCCAATTTCGTGGTATTAACTTTTGAGTTTTTGatgacttcttttaaaatgaaccggcgaccacttcgcagcttgtttttaactctaccagtgttttcaaagttactgaatattgtttgaactatagacttaataaattgcatgcttatctgttagtattaaaaaaaaccaggacatgctgtggtcgtatgtagacttttgtatatgttttttttattgtttttttatgaataattttgcataatttaattatgtcgaccactgtatatttctatgatattttttttaaattattttgaaaacggATAACAGTTAAATGACAGATCTattccaataaatttattaattaaaatttgtgaagAAATTTGAAAACATCGATgctagatttttttgtttaatgataaacttagaaataattaaaaaattcactattttCGACCGTTGCCTGAAGTAGAGTGTTTATaatgatttcaaaaattattataagtaatattttaagctaatttttttacattacatctttgagaaaaatttaaaaacaaattgtgtaatttgtgtaaaaaggcccacttccgaaaaaacCTTTCATAATGTTTAcagaagaccaaaaaaataaaaatctttaataattgttatcaaagaccaaaataatattggttatatttaactgttattcagaggccttttttaaaaattcttgataaacaattatttcaggaatttttccaatattggttaTAATAACCttgaaaataagaaattaaacaCATATGATCTTAAATGAGTGTGAATTTAGAAATGAGGACTTTGTGAAACGTTTTCCTTCTAAGGGTTCTTGAATTCACTAAATTAATTAACTTATACACATGCAATAAAGATAGAATTAGCGgcaccttttgtttattctaaaaaaataataaattaataaacctaGAAATATTAAACTAGACATACATATACATGAACTTGAATAAAGTGAGAACAGAGAAAAGTAAACTTTATGGAAGTTTTAATATGAAACTCtttgaattttctaaattaatgaaCATTGAAACATATCTAACGAAAGCACTTTAATAgtactacatacatacttcaatattatttaagtcgtgctaaagcaaaaaaaataatatattactTTGTTTAATGTTAAAGTAAAGGGTTACTAAAACTTCTTGAGCTACCTTACGTTTTAGCAATTTGTAAAATTCcttcgaaaatatttttgatatccgtaatacaatttttattacacattttattaaagTGTTCTGGTTGACAAAATAGTCAGGGTTTCAGAATTTCGAAGTTCTAATAACTTTTTAGTTTATATGTCATGTTAGAAATATCAGTCGGTATATCTTGAACTCCATGAGACATCACAAACAAATTGACATTGGGTCTTCTGATTGTAATCATATTCGGTAATCACATAGTCTTTTTAGTCATATGGATATTATTTAGTTTCAAGTAGGCAATAACCATATTGCTTCATTTTCTGATTATCGGTTTATAATTATACATATGGGCATAAGCGTAGCTAGACTATTACTCTGGGGTGGGCAATTGTCCttccaaatagtaaaaataaacaattttttttataaaaaaaataattttttattaagcaaaactaatatatcacaaaaattcagtttgctaacataactacttcatttttaatatttaaaactgctaatttattttataaaatatttttatatatttaacttcCAATAATCAACTAAAGGAATAGAATCCAGATTTTAGCTTTTACCTTATGttgattctatataaaaatcttcaagaacacttttaattacagcgtaatttttaattactgacTTACAATTTTCATATCTACAACTCCATCTAGTTATCCAAAggctgtttattttatactgtttaatttgaagagcttggcttaggctttttatacccttcaccttcgtgagaagggtatatataagtttgtcattccgtttgtaatttctacatttttcatttccgaccctataaagtatatatattctggatccttatagatagcggagtcgattaagccatgtccgtctgtctgtctgtctgttgaaatcaattttctgaaggccccagatatctccgggatccaaatcttcaacaattctgtcagacatactttcgagaattttgctatttaaaatcagcaaaatccgtccataaataacggagatatgagcaaaaatccgagacaacctctgaaaatttcatcaaaaaacacaatgtattgcatgctttgacaaaaaagcaacaaaacgtatggttggatgtgcaagctttgcgtattttgttttttttttgtgttttgtttcttttagcgttgttgttgttttttatacaattaaacgtatgtttggatgtgtgttggtttcattgccttgcgtattttgttttttcttttggtgttttcaGGAATCTCATaacggaacaatctacaaatccaaaaaaatctttctgcgactttccaaatttttatctggGGTGGGCAGATGCGAGTCTGTGGTGGTTTTGCACACCCCAGCACCCTCCTATATACGCCAATGCATATGGGCAAGTCCCAGAAAAAGTCtaccaacaaaaatattttaaatgaatcaaacttgaaatttttaattgtaatatttgACTAGATaagtatattatattttatatataaacaaaatgtatttcgatggtcattcatacaaaaatcattttatataaaaaattgaattttttaatgtgttaGCAAGATGGTCCGATTGACAGCTATATTTTTcaccattcaatttaaatacaaattttgagtaatttcactttgaatggaatttttcacaacttctcacggaaaaggagattattttcaagcatctggataatttgtaacgaacgtcacgtaacgtgcgtcacaaaatgttctcggctttttataaaaacgggtaatgtttgttcatgcaaataagttatattagaaTTCTCTTTCATTCATCTTAGttttaggaataagattttgtgtgatttattatgcaaaattcgctaaaataacgaaaaaacatTTCAACTTTTAATGTTACTTCCATTTTTTGTAACGTGCGTCACAAAACTTTGCGATCAGTTATTTTGCAAGGAATGGCAATTAAGAGGTAATATCATATGCTATTTGGAATTGCACTTAAAACTCACGTACAGTATAAGTTGGAGGTATCTTATTTGAAAacccaaaaaattttcaaatttaaatatgaaaacgtgtACGAATGAAACGTTCGTCACGCAGGATTTGCCCATATCTCCTATATATCTCGCGCCAATATATCTCAAAATCCATGGATAAAAACATACATAGCTATTTTCCTTCACTTGTGGTCTATAAGGAAAAATCTTGagctaaaaaaatatacctggtctaaatatatatgtatttatactaGGACTATAACAAAATGTTAGTCCTAGCATCACGCGATGGCAAATGTTGTGTTATTtacgataacatttttttcgggtcattttataataaaaacctcACCCACAAAAACGATATTTTAAAGTcaacattttctcaaatttgtattactctttttattttttatagtaaaacagTGGATTCTTCCCGTTaccgcaaattttaaatatagattcgATTCAGGTTGatacatttctaaaaagaactatttgcgttttttggataaaaaaaataaaataattatctccaaactctaaacaaatttattttttttccaaagttgttttcattttttggaaaaaaattttttcgaattttttttttaaatttaaaaacaaaatttttggcttttaattttttttttgtattagcgaaaaaaaaaattcgggttaaaaaatatttttttcgattttgacccattgtaggtccaatggtcttatatacttcgttgcaaaggtctttgaaatatgaatctttaggtatccatattgtctatattaatgacttagtaatccagatataggtcaaaaatcgaggttgtccgggttttttcttatatctcagccatttgtggaccgattttctccattataaatagcaaccgagtcggagatccggagatattgatgtataaatagtgtatgtaagttatttaggggcttcggaaagttgattccaacagacagactgacatggcttaatcgactccgctatctataaggatccatatatactttatagggtcggaaaattatattgtggaaattacaaacggaatgacaaacttatacatacatatatacccttctcatgaaAGTGAAGGGTACAAAAACGGGTTGTCCAAAGTCACATAATCCGCGCTTAGCCCCAATAAAAACACTGAACACATATGAATATCCTAGTGTTTATACCAATGTTGCTTATATACATAATTctcattatatttgaattcatgaTATATGGAATTTTTTCCATTTGTCGAAATAATTAATAAAGATATGCTCTGGCAGCACTATTTGATAAAGTGTTTTTGTTAAAGTGGTGCATATTAAATTGACACACATAGCGTATGAAAGATATTTGTATTGTCTGAGGTAGAACGTATACGTCATCttggacatacatacatatgtatacaagtTCTAAAAACAGCTGTATAGGGGACCAACAACTtgaacatacaaacaaatatacatacatacgtttaAATGCAAATAGTATTGCCaaacttaaataattaattttaataaaatcataaacTACAATACAAAAAATCTATTCTTTTATGAATAGAATGAATATTAACAAATAACAGATTCTTAATTACAATTACAGTCAATTTTAGTTCAACATGTTAAAATATTCCTAACATTTTAATGATGACAACACTGGCAATTCCCAGAACATCGTTTAATGAACAATTTCACCACAAATAATGCATATGcaacaacacaaacaaacaaacaaaacaacaacacaaatgaattgaaattaacATTTGTGTGCGCATTTAATTTAATCAACACCAGCAGCATCATAcatatctttttatttttatttttacaacaataacttttatacaaatattagacaacaacaaaaatatcattaaaatttcTTCGTTTTCATATTTGTGAGTTAGTTTTGCAAGTAAACTAAAGAAATGAGTCCTACTCTTTGGGTTTTGGTGGCcattaaaatattcattattttttggcTGATTTATTACATCTTTGAGAGACGCAAGAGAAAAGGCTCCGACAATAATCTGGTCGTCATAGAACAGGGTAATAAAATAAGAATtcaaattcatacatacataggtatttatacttaaaatataaatttatcgtTCTGTATTCTAGGAATGGTTACAGCATATGCTGGCTCACCTGTAACTCAAGTTCCCAAAGACTACAATGAATACAATCAGCAGCAGTTATATGCGACATCTGCAAACACAATACCAGCAAAGTAAgttgaattgtttttatttgatttaaattaattgaagttaaattactttgcttttaaatatttcatagtcaaatttcaataaatgagTGTTCTTTAATCAAAAATTCATTCACGATTTCTTAAACTTTCATgcaatttttccaaaatggatatttaatggatttgtattgaagatatttggaaataattcggtagctcGTGAATGATTGGAGGTATCTTTGACATAGTCATTGGTGCTGTGTTTTTGAGGGGCTAATGGGCGGCCCACAGTGATTCGTttaatatggaaaaaaatgaaAGAACTAATGGCCTCATTTTGTATCTTCAAACGAATTTTCGTTTGCGTTTCCGTTTGGAACGAAAAAATAACacgtaagagagctatattcggctgtgccgaatcttatatacccttcaccaaattatattttaaaataaatttttttaggtaaacaaaatttaatttttttttaaccctttcagggtcaaaaataatttaggttgagctaaaagtattaaaaagaaatatttataatttgaatacGCTGAAtccgggaaaaataaaattttttgtatttggttGCTCTGGTTGTCTGTGTctgtcttttatttaaaacaaaaaaattaaaactaactgtattttattatacagtAAAAGCGCATATAAACAGAGTATGTTATAATGTCGAATATATTCGACAAAACCACTGAAAGggttaattgtttttcaaaaattttctttttcgaaattgtttttaaatttttttaaaaaaaagttttttttcaaatttttttaaatttttttttggaaaaaaaatttatgacaaaaaaaattttttgatgaaaaaaaaattcgggtcaaaaaatatttttcccgattttgacccattgtatgtccaacttactatagccttatctacatcgttgcaatggactttgaaatgtctatcattagatatccatattgtctatattaatgacttagtaatccatatatatgtatgtagatcaaaaataggtcaaaaatcgaggttgtcccggtttttttctcatatctcaaacttctcgaaagcatgtctgaaagaattattgaagatttggatcccgaagatatctggggtcttcagaaaattgatttcaactaacagaaggacagacagacagacagacggacatggcttaatcgactccgctatctataaaaatccagaatatatatactttatagggttggaaatgaaaaatgtagaaattacaaacggaatgacaatcttatataacccttctcacgaaggtgaagggtataaaaatttggtattttacaAAACGCAACGATATTTGCGTTTCAAGTCAATTTTTTGATGTGGTACCAAGTTTGAAAACATCGTTTTTATGTCAACTTTctgcaaaataaattaaattatttttatttattttccaacaaataaaatttattgaaaaaatttttaaatttttgattgttttttacatttatttggaaaactaattttttgtttatattttttatgtatgaaaagaaaaaacacattctcagaaaaaaatgttttctttgaaaattctcAACGTTTGATTTTGATGTTTCAAGCGCTTGTGAACGTTTTgttctgttttataaaattcaattttatatacagaaatgaaaaatacgttttgaaaaatattaaattcaaaaatgacaaatttattcgaaaaaaacgtTTCGTTACgtattacaaaattagggcataaaattaaaaaaattacattttcctgaaagcatagaaaaaaattaaacactttGTCACTAGATGTCATCAAAATCGAgtaatatttactcaaaaaagtagttatttggcggatttttaaattttttctttcttctatCTCTTGCCGAAAATTTACTTAACCGATTTCGCTTAGTTTTGGAAAGAAGATTGGtgaatacttttttataaattattatagcCAATTGTTTGCTTAATTAGAAactgcatacatatgtatatgtcgtCGTCCCGAAGTTATCTTCACGTAtatcacaaaatcaaaaaaaaaaaaaaaattagttaatacCATTTTCTGGGTTAAAATTCGTAGATCTATCGATCTGTTCAATTGACAGGCttatatctcttataatttcagagatattgttgagcaattttgttgtatatccatgtttgctaaaaatttaatgtgTTTGATACCGTATGTGCCATTTTTGTGGATATACAATAAAAagtgtatgaaaatttataaatataaaattcttgtGTTATCTTCACGTATGTgacacaaatatttaacaagtgtttaagaaagaaaaaattactttattttaattataataggcATTTCGAATTcgttttatatttgttaattttacagCATACAATCTATAACggttatttttatacatatatagggTGTCTCAGCAAGaatgcaatttttgattttaaaataaaaacatgtattttttgagatagttgtaattttttatttgatcgtAAGGACGACATATTCTGATAttcatatctatatatataaaaatggatgtttgtatgtggatatgtatgtatgtatgtatgtatgttccgaatgaactcaaaaacgactggacagattttaatgaaattttcagcgaatcttcagaatagactggcgggtaacactgtaaagttagatttttgattttcggtctgtgggcggaggggcgtggcaaaataaaatttttacattataccgctaataccatctatatatataaaaaacttctggaccgattttgatgaaattttcagggaatcttcagaatagcccagcaGGTAACACCGTATAGtccgatttttgatattcggtctgtgggcggagaggtgtgtaaaaatcaagtttttacattataccgctaatgccattctatatatataaaaatggatgtttatatgtggatatgtatgtatgtatgtatgtatgtatgtatgtatgtatgtatgtatgtatgtatgtatgttccgaatgaactcaaaaacgactggacagattttaatgaaattttcagcgaatcttcagaatagactggcgggtaacactgtaaagttagatttttgattttcggtctgtgggcggaggggcgtggcaaaataaaatttttacattataccgctaataccatctatatatataaaaaacttctggaccgattttgatgaaattttcagggaatcttcagaatagcccagcaGGTAACACCGTATAGtccgatttttgatattcggtctgtgggcggagaggtgtgtaaaaatcaagtttttacattataccgctaatgccatctatatatataaaaatggatgtttgtatgtggatatgtatgtatgtatgtatgttccgaatgaactcaaaaacgactggacagattttaatgaaattttcagcgaatcttcagaatagactggcgggtaacactgtaaagttagatttttgattttcggtctgtgggcggaggggcgtggcaaaataaaatttttacattataccgctaataccatctatatatataaaaaacttctggaccgattttgatgaaattttcagg
Proteins encoded in this region:
- the LOC135960872 gene encoding uncharacterized protein LOC135960872, translated to MSPTLWVLVAIKIFIIFWLIYYIFERRKRKGSDNNLVVIEQGMVTAYAGSPVTQVPKDYNEYNQQQLYATSANTIPANIQPSAGVGDPQSNKMPIK